The Paenibacillus macerans genome includes a window with the following:
- a CDS encoding deoxyribonuclease IV, with product MLKIGSHVSFSDKGLLSATAEAESYGSSSFMIYTGAPQNTRRKPIDTMYIEEGKKAMEQAGIGEIVVHAPYIINLGSYKSNTYQLAVDFLQEEIRRTHALGVRNIVLHPGAFTDKDAEYGVNRIAEGLNEVLNGTNETEVHIALETMAGKGTEVGRSFEEIAQIIDKVQHNERLTICLDTCHIHDAGYDIVNDLDGVLHKFDQTIGLNRIEVVHINDSKNPAGAQKDRHTPIGSGWIGFEAIHRVVHHEALQGRPFILETPWVGKDAKTQRPMYEVEIALLRGDTAMRFGDAFLTDVERLGDFFGKQEIHPRSFVLDTWTVLKNDAKAKKADPREPMERLFDMVIEAGLFPDQSEEQINQRLVAWFASAHK from the coding sequence ATGCTTAAAATCGGTTCCCATGTTTCGTTCTCGGACAAAGGCCTGCTGAGCGCAACGGCCGAGGCGGAATCCTACGGCTCCAGTTCGTTCATGATATACACCGGGGCTCCGCAAAACACTCGGCGCAAGCCCATCGATACGATGTACATTGAAGAAGGCAAAAAGGCGATGGAGCAGGCCGGGATCGGCGAAATCGTCGTTCACGCGCCGTACATCATCAACTTAGGTTCATATAAGTCGAACACTTATCAGCTTGCCGTTGATTTTTTGCAGGAGGAGATCCGCCGCACCCACGCGCTGGGCGTGCGCAATATCGTGCTTCATCCCGGCGCTTTTACGGACAAGGATGCCGAGTATGGCGTGAACCGGATTGCGGAAGGCCTAAATGAAGTGTTGAACGGCACGAACGAGACCGAAGTGCATATTGCCCTGGAAACGATGGCCGGCAAAGGGACGGAAGTGGGGCGCAGCTTCGAAGAAATTGCGCAAATCATCGACAAGGTGCAGCATAACGAACGTTTGACGATTTGTCTGGATACATGCCATATTCATGATGCCGGATATGACATCGTTAACGATTTGGACGGCGTTCTGCACAAATTCGATCAAACGATCGGACTGAACCGGATTGAGGTCGTGCATATCAACGACAGCAAAAATCCGGCCGGCGCGCAAAAAGACCGGCATACGCCGATCGGTTCAGGCTGGATCGGGTTCGAGGCGATCCACCGGGTCGTGCACCATGAGGCGCTGCAGGGACGGCCGTTTATTCTGGAGACGCCATGGGTCGGCAAGGATGCGAAAACGCAGCGTCCGATGTATGAGGTGGAAATCGCGCTGCTGCGGGGCGATACGGCGATGCGGTTCGGTGACGCGTTCCTGACCGACGTAGAGCGTTTGGGGGACTTTTTCGGCAAACAGGAAATTCATCCGCGCAGCTTTGTGCTGGACACCTGGACGGTGCTGAAAAACGATGCCAAAGCGAAAAAGGCCGATCCGCGCGAACCTATGGAGCGCCTGTTCGATATGGTCATCGAAGCGGGCCTGTTCCCGGACCAATCGGAGGAACAGATCAACCAGCGTCTGGTCGCATGGTTTGCGAGCGCGCACAAATAA
- a CDS encoding DUF2621 domain-containing protein — protein MLQMGVQLLTAEGPNRWFMNGIAFWGFVLLGMMTIGGFFMFRKFLKVLPKADGMSKLDWQNHWVEKSRHLWTAESKAFLDQLVEPVPGPFRDIAKHSIAAEIGKIALEEKAPAVTRDHCIKGYIVATPKRDNKFLVRFLEQNQIDYQPYRHLLNK, from the coding sequence ATGCTGCAAATGGGGGTTCAACTATTAACGGCGGAAGGGCCCAATCGCTGGTTTATGAACGGGATTGCGTTTTGGGGATTTGTGCTGCTCGGCATGATGACGATCGGCGGATTTTTCATGTTCCGCAAATTTTTAAAGGTGCTCCCCAAAGCGGACGGCATGTCCAAGCTGGACTGGCAAAATCATTGGGTCGAGAAAAGCCGCCATCTGTGGACCGCCGAAAGTAAAGCCTTTCTCGATCAGCTCGTTGAGCCCGTGCCCGGACCGTTCCGGGACATCGCCAAACATTCCATCGCGGCGGAAATCGGCAAAATCGCCCTTGAGGAAAAAGCTCCCGCGGTCACCCGCGATCACTGCATCAAAGGGTATATCGTAGCCACGCCAAAACGCGACAATAAATTTCTGGTCCGGTTTCTGGAACAGAACCAGATCGATTACCAGCCATACCGGCATCTGTTAAATAAATAA
- a CDS encoding TIGR01777 family oxidoreductase, translating to MKIAVFGGTGFIGRALTAYWLERGHQVLIVSREKGGGNPMQSKPDDQAALHPSLPSYVTWSELEKDVSPLEGTDAFVNLAGTTLNTRWSERNKRRILESRLTATRMIARFARALPHPPEVILQASAVGIYGTSLTKEFDEFSPLAPERADFLSEVTTAWEAAADKGFSGQRLVKLRIGVVLGNDGGAYPLMRLPCLLGAGGPIGSGRQWVPWIHLKDIVSLFDYVLTHPDIRGPVNAVSPNPVTNEQFGRILCRVYRRPFWLPLPSAMLKTLLGERSMLLLEGQKALPAAALRAGFTFAYPELEQAAAHLHDEK from the coding sequence ATGAAGATCGCGGTTTTCGGCGGCACGGGTTTTATCGGCCGGGCCTTAACCGCTTATTGGCTTGAGCGGGGGCACCAAGTGCTTATCGTCAGCCGTGAAAAAGGCGGCGGCAATCCTATGCAGTCAAAGCCCGATGATCAGGCCGCCTTACACCCATCCCTCCCCAGCTATGTCACCTGGAGTGAGCTCGAAAAGGACGTCTCTCCGCTCGAAGGAACGGACGCCTTCGTCAATCTGGCGGGGACAACGCTCAACACGCGCTGGTCCGAGCGCAATAAACGGCGGATTTTGGAGTCCAGATTAACTGCGACGAGGATGATCGCACGTTTCGCGCGGGCGCTCCCCCACCCGCCGGAAGTGATTCTGCAAGCTTCGGCCGTGGGAATTTACGGCACCTCCTTAACCAAGGAGTTTGACGAGTTTTCCCCGCTCGCCCCGGAGCGTGCCGATTTTTTGTCCGAGGTTACCACTGCCTGGGAGGCCGCCGCGGACAAAGGGTTTTCCGGGCAACGTCTGGTCAAGCTGCGCATCGGCGTGGTGCTGGGCAATGACGGGGGCGCTTATCCGCTTATGCGCCTTCCCTGCTTGCTGGGGGCCGGCGGACCCATTGGAAGCGGACGGCAGTGGGTGCCGTGGATTCACCTCAAGGATATCGTTTCGCTATTCGATTACGTCCTGACCCATCCGGACATCCGCGGCCCGGTAAACGCCGTCAGCCCGAATCCGGTAACGAATGAACAATTCGGCCGGATTTTATGCCGCGTCTACCGGCGCCCGTTTTGGCTCCCGCTGCCGTCCGCAATGCTCAAAACGCTGCTCGGCGAGCGGTCGATGCTCCTGTTGGAGGGGCAAAAGGCGCTCCCCGCAGCGGCTTTGCGCGCCGGGTTCACCTTTGCTTATCCCGAACTGGAACAAGCGGCCGCTCACTTGCACGATGAAAAATAA
- a CDS encoding FecCD family ABC transporter permease, producing MNKGNYPLHLQQRSRRAYIVMIIFALLIVGVFIFSMNTGYFRLSPVDVFKTLFGMGTDKQELALFQFRLPRIVNSVLIGMGMAVAGCIFQGISRNPLADPGVLGINAGAGLAVTLFISFYPTTSDAPVFLMPLLAFLGSALAAALIYVLSFKKNYGLLPIRMVLVGIAVAAGINAAMIVLQLRLRPENFQNLQIWLVGNIWGTSWKFVLALIPWIVVLIPYVFTKARALNVMNLGDQTATGLGAPLERSRFGLLAAAVGLTGSCVAVGGGISFVGLIAPHLARRLVGPKHEYLLPASALAGGLLVIVGDTLGRWVFQPHEIPTGIVVAVIGAPYFLYLLSKSRV from the coding sequence ATGAACAAGGGGAATTATCCGCTGCATCTGCAGCAAAGATCCCGCAGAGCGTATATCGTTATGATCATTTTTGCTTTGCTGATCGTCGGCGTGTTCATTTTTAGCATGAATACCGGCTATTTTCGTCTCTCTCCGGTTGACGTGTTCAAAACGCTGTTCGGCATGGGGACGGATAAACAGGAACTGGCCTTATTCCAATTCCGCCTGCCGCGGATCGTCAATTCCGTCCTAATCGGCATGGGAATGGCGGTTGCCGGCTGCATTTTTCAAGGAATTTCGCGCAACCCGTTGGCCGATCCCGGCGTGCTGGGGATTAATGCCGGGGCAGGGCTCGCCGTCACTTTGTTTATTTCGTTTTATCCGACGACTTCCGATGCCCCCGTGTTTTTGATGCCTTTGCTGGCGTTTTTGGGATCGGCGTTGGCGGCTGCGCTTATTTACGTATTGTCGTTCAAGAAAAATTACGGGTTGCTTCCCATTCGTATGGTGCTGGTCGGCATTGCGGTTGCGGCGGGAATTAACGCCGCGATGATCGTATTGCAATTGCGCCTGCGGCCGGAAAATTTTCAAAACCTGCAAATTTGGCTGGTAGGGAATATTTGGGGGACGTCTTGGAAATTCGTGCTTGCCTTGATTCCGTGGATCGTTGTTTTGATACCTTATGTATTTACAAAAGCGCGCGCGCTAAACGTAATGAACTTGGGAGACCAAACGGCGACGGGGCTGGGCGCGCCGCTGGAGCGCTCGCGGTTCGGCCTGCTGGCCGCCGCAGTCGGGCTAACCGGCTCCTGCGTCGCCGTCGGGGGCGGCATCTCGTTCGTCGGCCTCATTGCGCCGCATTTGGCGAGAAGATTGGTCGGGCCGAAACACGAGTATTTGCTTCCGGCCTCCGCGCTGGCCGGGGGGTTGCTCGTTATCGTCGGCGACACGCTGGGACGCTGGGTGTTTCAGCCTCATGAAATTCCGACCGGTATCGTCGTTGCGGTGATCGGGGCTCCTTACTTCCTGTATTTGCTTTCAAAGTCGAGAGTATAG
- a CDS encoding FecCD family ABC transporter permease, with translation MVQHMSAVTQSSKPQFRSRPLAATIVLIGGAALLVFAVCLSISVGAADIGLGTVWNAVFHFQPELTQHQIIMELRLPRAIAAALIGAALAVAGAIMQGMTRNPMADSGLLGLNAGAGLALAVCFALLPGTPFLVMMFYSFIGAGLGAGLVFGVGSLSKGGLSPVRLTLAGAAVSMLLTAISEGIALYFRIGQDLAFWYAGAISGSTWLQIKLVSPWIGAGLIAAVLLSKSITLLSLGEEVATGLGQKTGTIKIAGMLIVLVLAGSAVSIVGAIGFVGLMIPHVARFLVGVDYRWVIPSSALLGGLLLVFADILARMVHPPHETPIGALIAVIGVPFFLYLAMKQKGGLE, from the coding sequence ATGGTTCAGCATATGTCGGCAGTCACACAATCTTCCAAGCCGCAATTCCGCTCTCGCCCGCTTGCGGCAACAATTGTACTCATTGGCGGAGCGGCGCTGCTAGTTTTTGCCGTTTGCCTTTCGATTTCGGTCGGAGCCGCGGACATCGGACTGGGAACGGTTTGGAACGCGGTATTTCATTTTCAGCCGGAACTGACGCAGCATCAAATCATTATGGAGCTGCGTCTGCCGAGGGCGATTGCGGCCGCCTTGATCGGAGCGGCGCTCGCCGTAGCGGGGGCTATAATGCAGGGCATGACGCGGAATCCGATGGCCGATTCCGGTTTGCTCGGACTTAATGCGGGGGCCGGTTTGGCGCTGGCCGTCTGTTTTGCGTTGCTGCCGGGGACGCCGTTTTTGGTGATGATGTTCTATTCATTCATTGGAGCCGGACTGGGAGCCGGACTGGTGTTCGGCGTCGGTTCCCTGTCCAAAGGCGGCTTGTCGCCCGTCCGGCTTACCTTGGCCGGGGCCGCGGTCAGCATGCTGCTGACCGCCATCAGCGAAGGGATCGCGCTTTATTTCAGGATAGGACAAGACCTTGCGTTCTGGTATGCAGGGGCTATTTCCGGCTCCACCTGGCTGCAGATTAAACTGGTGTCGCCTTGGATCGGTGCCGGGCTTATCGCCGCTGTGCTCCTGTCCAAATCCATTACGCTGCTCAGCCTCGGGGAAGAGGTAGCCACAGGGCTGGGTCAAAAAACGGGAACGATCAAAATCGCCGGGATGCTCATCGTGCTCGTCCTTGCCGGCAGCGCCGTGTCGATCGTTGGGGCGATCGGTTTCGTCGGTTTGATGATTCCTCACGTCGCCCGGTTTCTGGTGGGCGTCGACTATCGGTGGGTGATTCCTTCCTCCGCGCTCCTAGGCGGTTTGTTGTTGGTGTTTGCCGATATTTTGGCGCGGATGGTCCATCCTCCGCATGAGACGCCGATCGGGGCGTTGATCGCCGTGATCGGGGTTCCTTTCTTCCTCTATCTGGCTATGAAGCAGAAGGGGGGATTGGAATGA
- a CDS encoding DUF6382 domain-containing protein, producing the protein MRKQLQTDFVRNGGIYMLLKAEEGLRSEELSRVQRNMLAAVSVPNLLRLDIREVDFEVSLHYDITGKKMLSHCLKSDKIGMSEFYGLLLQVVAVLDDCKKYMLSPANVLLDEEHIFVEEPLPCGVFYFAYLPLNDTLAVVPLSQALLALITRMLVSVSRVEGNGIQQIISFCGSEEHFSLPRLKKMLLELLTAAEQAEGNPAFPEEPLRFKPQQAGPNQGKQAQAAGPAAAVAAAASENARKSRTPLRREERLKPDRLNMARQNAPAELKSSHTVIKEYLPDGLFSGYAPEIPKAATVNPGREQWPGLEEEEAGPKVRITPTSCILGAVLLDALCWKFLYLDRPWNIGLYICFAATFLLAGAAYLIFSGKLPVLQSASGAKQRENAIGEQPDAIPAYDRNGTFPEDIFGDSPFLQVNRSESEAGTGNGGEAVELAMSGTGQEHFSPAYGGASSWEASSGGAGQPATMLLNKPMLSGESKHAIEPRYYLERFSGDGVSPERITLKPGSFVIGRSEEMAQYVERTPGVSRAHVEVMVTPGKCCLKDLGSRNGTRFKGELIAPYKEYKLETGDVFSLAEVSFKFGKEML; encoded by the coding sequence ATGCGGAAGCAGCTTCAGACCGATTTTGTCAGGAACGGCGGAATCTACATGCTTTTAAAGGCCGAGGAGGGGCTGCGCTCGGAAGAGTTGAGCCGGGTCCAAAGGAATATGCTGGCCGCGGTTTCGGTGCCCAATTTGCTGCGGCTGGATATTCGCGAGGTGGATTTCGAGGTAAGCCTGCATTATGATATCACCGGCAAAAAAATGCTTTCACACTGTCTGAAGAGCGACAAAATCGGCATGTCCGAATTTTACGGTTTGCTGCTTCAGGTGGTTGCCGTGCTGGACGATTGCAAAAAATACATGTTATCTCCCGCCAATGTTTTGCTCGACGAGGAGCATATTTTTGTGGAGGAGCCCTTACCCTGCGGAGTTTTTTACTTTGCTTATTTGCCTTTGAACGATACTCTGGCCGTTGTCCCGCTATCTCAAGCGCTGCTGGCTTTGATCACCCGGATGCTTGTTAGCGTGAGCCGGGTGGAGGGAAACGGGATACAGCAGATCATCTCTTTTTGCGGCAGCGAGGAGCATTTTTCCTTACCCCGGTTGAAAAAAATGCTGCTGGAGCTGTTGACCGCTGCGGAGCAGGCTGAAGGGAATCCAGCGTTCCCGGAAGAACCGCTTCGGTTCAAGCCGCAGCAAGCCGGCCCAAACCAAGGGAAACAGGCGCAAGCTGCTGGGCCTGCTGCCGCCGTAGCCGCTGCCGCTTCAGAGAACGCGAGGAAGAGCCGGACGCCGCTGCGGAGGGAGGAGCGCTTGAAGCCGGACCGTTTAAATATGGCCCGCCAGAATGCGCCGGCTGAGTTGAAATCATCGCATACGGTGATCAAAGAGTACTTGCCGGACGGTCTCTTCTCCGGATATGCGCCGGAGATCCCAAAGGCTGCTACGGTGAATCCCGGGCGGGAACAGTGGCCCGGCTTGGAGGAGGAGGAAGCCGGGCCCAAAGTTAGGATAACGCCGACATCCTGCATTTTGGGGGCCGTCCTGCTGGACGCGCTGTGCTGGAAGTTTCTATACCTGGACCGGCCATGGAACATCGGCCTTTACATTTGCTTCGCGGCAACGTTTCTATTGGCCGGGGCAGCCTACCTCATTTTCAGCGGAAAGCTGCCCGTTCTGCAATCCGCAAGCGGGGCAAAGCAGCGTGAAAACGCAATCGGTGAGCAGCCCGATGCCATTCCCGCATATGATCGAAACGGCACCTTTCCCGAAGACATTTTTGGAGATTCGCCGTTTCTTCAAGTCAACCGATCTGAGTCCGAAGCGGGTACGGGGAACGGGGGGGAGGCTGTGGAATTAGCGATGTCCGGAACCGGGCAGGAGCATTTTTCGCCTGCCTATGGAGGGGCATCCTCATGGGAGGCTTCAAGCGGTGGCGCCGGCCAACCGGCAACGATGCTTTTGAACAAGCCGATGCTTTCCGGCGAGTCGAAGCACGCAATCGAACCCCGGTATTATTTGGAAAGGTTTAGCGGTGACGGAGTAAGCCCGGAACGGATAACCTTAAAGCCGGGGAGCTTTGTGATCGGCCGCTCCGAGGAGATGGCCCAGTACGTGGAGCGAACGCCGGGCGTATCCCGCGCTCATGTTGAAGTAATGGTGACCCCGGGGAAATGCTGCCTCAAGGATCTGGGGTCCCGAAACGGAACGCGTTTTAAGGGAGAACTCATTGCTCCCTATAAAGAATATAAACTCGAAACCGGGGATGTTTTTTCGTTGGCGGAGGTATCCTTCAAGTTTGGCAAGGAAATGCTTTAA
- a CDS encoding A24 family peptidase: MPWEYWGCFLMLTAAFVTDIRTMKIPNWITLTGLASGFLFHALTGAWNGIGDAFKGAAVGFGLMFILYLLKAVGGGDVKLFAGIGAWTGISFTLSVMMYSILAAGCIGLFILLCRRETLFRLRRVVRGVWGAVIFRSTTPIQSAAKGQLQFPFMLAVLPGAILSFCYQ; this comes from the coding sequence ATGCCATGGGAATATTGGGGTTGTTTTTTGATGCTGACAGCGGCTTTCGTAACGGATATCCGAACGATGAAAATCCCTAACTGGATTACCCTGACGGGTTTGGCGAGCGGATTTTTGTTTCACGCCTTGACCGGGGCGTGGAACGGAATAGGGGATGCTTTTAAAGGCGCGGCGGTTGGATTCGGTCTGATGTTTATCCTGTATCTGCTGAAGGCCGTCGGCGGAGGTGACGTTAAGCTGTTTGCCGGAATTGGGGCGTGGACGGGCATTAGTTTTACGTTATCCGTTATGATGTATTCGATTTTGGCCGCCGGGTGTATCGGGCTTTTCATTTTGTTGTGCCGGCGGGAGACGCTGTTTCGGCTGCGGCGGGTCGTCAGGGGCGTATGGGGAGCGGTCATTTTCCGCAGCACTACGCCTATTCAGTCCGCGGCCAAGGGGCAGCTGCAGTTTCCGTTTATGCTGGCGGTGCTGCCCGGGGCGATCCTTTCGTTTTGTTATCAGTGA
- a CDS encoding TadE/TadG family type IV pilus assembly protein — translation MARGSIVLEAALVMPVFVMVLFWFIYMVHMTLLSSQLNTVASNAVRQVSAHIYPVALAVSAGSGESAGNAGGEDESPGEGSSFNWKMPSLSVSEWAKQYAGVLPEPISDWVMDAAEKGDEPLQHIKTGVAESVLDPAVKPLLLPFLEGTLLTEKRLHVSRVTVPDLKTGKRPYFGLEISYELPIKVPFTSNRVVLQSRAEERIWIGDTGELESGEAGGDGQGRAPVILSKPDPAYAGHRATVKAKIGAGQTAKLTVFYKSGVSQAKYLGETTADGEGIVEWNWLVGGNTTPGTWTFVVETEDGLRTAMEFEVTSPK, via the coding sequence TTGGCGCGAGGAAGCATTGTCCTGGAAGCCGCACTGGTTATGCCCGTTTTTGTGATGGTGCTGTTCTGGTTTATTTATATGGTACATATGACGCTGTTGTCCAGCCAGCTGAATACGGTCGCATCCAATGCCGTCAGGCAGGTTTCCGCCCATATATACCCCGTTGCTTTGGCGGTGTCGGCCGGCTCAGGCGAATCTGCGGGAAATGCCGGGGGCGAGGACGAATCGCCAGGCGAAGGATCTTCTTTTAACTGGAAAATGCCAAGCCTTTCTGTGAGCGAATGGGCCAAGCAATATGCCGGCGTTTTGCCTGAACCGATCTCCGATTGGGTAATGGATGCCGCGGAGAAGGGGGACGAGCCGCTGCAGCATATCAAAACAGGCGTTGCGGAAAGCGTCCTTGATCCCGCGGTTAAACCGCTGCTTCTGCCGTTTCTTGAAGGAACGCTGTTAACCGAAAAGCGTTTGCATGTAAGCCGCGTTACCGTGCCCGACTTAAAAACGGGAAAGCGGCCATATTTCGGGCTGGAAATCAGCTATGAGCTTCCGATTAAAGTACCGTTTACATCAAACCGCGTCGTGCTTCAATCGCGGGCCGAGGAACGCATTTGGATCGGCGATACCGGGGAACTGGAATCGGGGGAAGCCGGGGGCGACGGCCAGGGACGAGCTCCGGTCATTCTGTCCAAGCCGGATCCGGCTTACGCCGGGCATCGGGCGACGGTGAAGGCGAAGATAGGGGCGGGGCAGACGGCCAAGTTGACCGTCTTTTACAAGAGCGGCGTCAGCCAAGCTAAATATTTGGGAGAAACTACGGCGGACGGCGAAGGCATCGTGGAATGGAATTGGCTGGTCGGGGGAAACACGACGCCGGGAACGTGGACGTTTGTTGTGGAAACGGAAGACGGGTTGCGGACGGCGATGGAGTTTGAGGTAACCAGTCCCAAATAA